DNA from Aphis gossypii isolate Hap1 chromosome 3, ASM2018417v2, whole genome shotgun sequence:
GCACCGGTGGTGCTGGTCGCGCCCTTTATGATGTCCAGTCCGCGTTCCTTGTCGCCGGCCAACATGTGTATGCCGCCCTTGATGTGGCCGACCACCGGCGTACCGTCTACCAGCGTCTCGGCGTTTTTCAAAAAGTGCATCTGCGTGCTCCGGGCCGCCTGCTGGTCACCGGTGGCCGCCTCCACGGCCGACTTGATCTGCGACACCACCGGCATCTGGTTGGCGAAGTTGATTTGCGTCTGCCGCGCCGCCTCCGAGTTGCCGGAGATCGCCTGCACGGCCGACTTCAGTTGCGACACCACCGGAATGGTGTCCCAGAAACTGGCGTCCGCCGCTGACGACACCAGTAGGAGCAGGACCGCGCTCAGACACGCTCTCGTCGACCATCTCATCGTGGCGTCGCGTCCTCCAGGTGTACGAATTATGTTCCGATATCGTAGCTAAGTCTAAACTTTATATCGGAAACGCGACCGTACGacttatatatatgcatacgaCACTTGTGGTCGGTAAAAGACTATCCGCCGCAACTAACCAACACACTGCAGGTGAGTGGCAGTGAATCGCTTTATATagggaaataaataattatgtacctatctatCGCTAAAGGCTAAAtgtcatgatattattatatgcagtgACGCAGTAGgaaataatttatgcaatGGGAATTCAACATATTGTAACTTATATTCGTTTATGCGTTGTTCACAGACGGATCAGTGGTTAATccaattaacttaaatttacttacaatGAACGaatgaatgttttatatgttagtgaaatatttatctatgttTAAAATCAAAGAGTAAAGGTGGTTACGCGATGTACCTAATTACAGTATACAAATGATGCCATTATGGGATTATGTGTATGCGACGGAGTGCAAGTCATCTCATACTACCTCTACAGTTCAGTGGCCTAGCCAGGAATTAcccaaggggggggggggttatttttttacacatcactaaaatattatattgtcccGGTATGgaaaaactataaatgctTCACCGAATTGTACgctaattgaataatacatttttgattagcCGAATTATGATACCCAATTgtgaatgtaattatttttgctaATTATTGTACACAGTTGTCAGTTACAGACTTattgacttatttttttatcatcaaaaaaatgtatgttttaccAATAACTGTTGTCATACAAATTTTGTCCTGGATGCCgagttaaaagaaaattactattcgtaaaaaaatacaaaattgtcataatggatataatgtattatttaaaattcacgaGCTTGTGGAGTGGAGGAGGTTAGAGTGTTAAGCATGTAGCATGTAGCACACTTTAAGGATGGCACTGGTCAGATAGCATTAATATCAGTATTTATGCAACATAACTCATTAAAATTGAGTAATTGAAAGAAATGGatgttttatatgtatgataacaaaaataataatagttgtaataaataataatatgttatgtatataatttattaatcacaaattgtaacaaacaaaataaaaataaagtaagtcAACAACCACAATAATACTTCTACATacagtcaaaattaaaaattattcattagtcattattacTAATTGCTATTGAAACAGtaactgaataaaataaattatattttagttaaatacaacacttaaaatgtgtttatgtaAGTTATCTTTTCAGGTACTCTTAAAATTGGATATTATACATgccattaaaaagtatattaaaattaaatatttatattaaacacatgtattaattatacttggaACAGTTAGAGCTACTAAAATAGTGACAACTATGTTTTAtggttatgaattaaaaattatttcaaaataatagtggtgaactataatacaaatataattttattatatgatatttatcaaattaatatttataatattttgcattataaGTTTCAgtggtttttgaaaaatactcaagtcaatactaataaatagattcaatttttaaaatttttaggaaCTTGTGTAAAATCATTCTATTCGAGAAATTGTAAGGAAGACTCAACAATTTTAGACTGCACtgtcatacataaatatatgtatagtaataattaataatactatgtgaTCACagcaacaatatatatttgcgAAAAGATCAAATACTTGATGggtaaaatctattttgtttagtttatgttataattaaacttaagtataatatatatatatatatataatgataacataTGCTTATAGCTATTTTTAGCTTATGTGATGTAGAAACTTAAGAAAGTATCAATGATTATGGCCATGTATTGTGAAActacacaaatattttgataaaggCCTAAGACAATAGTATTTGATAAGTGAgagataatatttgtataataaaataattcagatataatttaacaaaataaaacacagtTAATCatgctatttaaatattatataataatttatattgttattacgagTTATGTGTTACTAGCTAAACTAAtctaataatgcaataatgtttggttaaaaaaattatttacagggTGCTCTCTGTGTTAGTCatcctataatatacttgCCCACCtcctgtttaaaatttaaaccatgatgaaaaaaaagtaattcaatttttaaaatgttaatcttagatttaaaaaaacacattttaagttataacaatcATGGCTTTCCAATACATTagtcatttttcaaaaatattaactagaaataaagttaaaatttaaaaaaaaaaacattaaaattgttacataCTCTGTATATGCTGTAGATGATATTAAACATTAGTCATTATACATTGGAagagttataataatagtgcataaagtattaaatatttaataacatattttcttcatttttcataatacataataaattattaacaaagtttttttactgttatactCATTGttacattttcttataaatgtagtaatattattaaaaattaaatccatAAGCCCAAAGTAAAAGAGTTAATGGGGTAAatcacacataaaaaaattgaattctaATTAAGTTTACAGTATAGTTCCATTgagaattttcaaatttattcatCAACCCATGAGTTTAGGTGTTTAACATTAAAGATCTAAAatctttttaagtaattagataaatattatttcacagATATAATTGTCtatcaacttaaaatttatattgaataatactaggtatatttaatagacaatattaaatgtaataaaatgttaatcacagaaaaaatatttgattcataacagaaataaataatattaataaaaataaaacaataataataaattaaattaaaaaaaatagtaacagAATACTTGATCAGTTTTGTTCggaataatactataatcacaggctaaattttttaatactgtataatataatagttttgtcCGTAACTCATTGAACGGCACTCTTAAATGCCAACCAATTTCTTCAATAAAGCTCTTAAGTACTTAGTGAACTTATAAGATAAGTGTCGtaagtatatgatattaaattgacATACAATCAAAGCgtgatttgaaaaaattaattttcatagaacttaaaaaaaaataagtttcaattgttaaataagtttaaaatgaaaaaaatcattagcatacattaataaattgttaaataaaattattaattattcttgcCTTTTACGAATTGTATGACAAAGGGGAATAAGTAAACTACCTTTAAATTGACCCCATCaattaaattcgttttttCATCGTTTAGAAACTTGTTTGTTTATAGACGTTTATCAATAGCAGCAGCTTCTTGCATCCATTGTTCAATTTCATGTCTATACATTCGCCGCTGTAATACTTGACGATTTCTTGGTCGACTTCCGAGAAATGATATTTTAccctaaacattttaaaattataaatacatactactACATACAATTAGTATTTGTGTTAATACTTACAACTCCAACAAACATGTCAGATCGGTATTTTTGCAATGCTTGGAAATCTTTTACATAATTCATAACGTCTTcccattttaattcaatttcttCGTGGAGCAATTTTTCCTCTATAATaagtttagaaatttaaaattaaatgtgtattaataacaatatcaaaaataaaattaatcattaccATCTCGTTTTGTAGTTTGCTTTTTGTATTGAATTCGGAATCTAAAAGCTTCAAGAACTGATGCAACAACAATAGTTAACACAACCATGGTGaagagataaaataatacaaagtatGCTCGACTAGCAGCATGAACTTTTGTTGCATATCCATTCATTACAACAAACCAATTATTAACAACCGTCAATTCAAATAATGTTACAAGACTGACAGCCAAATTAGGaaaagtgtttaaataataataaccagaTTTGTCAggtgtgtatttataatatgtttcaatGTTTGTgccactaaaattaaaaaaaaaaaaaaaaaattaatatattttgtaaaattaaacatacagTTTTTAATGAAGAAGTAATGTTTATTACTTGCAACAATTTCTCATATCATAACCAGCAAACAATTCCATTCCAATAATGGCAAAAAAGTAATACATGACAAGCATAACACATCCAGCTGACTTTATTAAAGGTGATAAAATTGCCATAGTACCAATAATGTCTCGATAACGTTTCTTCAGTTTGAACAATCGCAACAATTTAAGTGGTCTAAAAACGACTACATAGACAAAATCTGGAAATAGACGTAGCGATATTACGGCAATCAAACCTCCAAAGGTCACAACAAAGTCGTATAAATTCCAGCCAGATGAAAAATAACGTTCTAATCCCATGCCAAGTGTCTTCAATGCTACTTCTAGAGTAAAACCTacaatacaagattttttttttatggtataaaatcataagaatctgaaaaaagattaataattaaactattttaaatacatgctAAAAAGAAACAAGTGTCCCATCCGGCACTAAATGCAAGTACTGAGGTTTGTAAACTAGGATAAGATTGCATTCCTCGTTCAATCATTGCAATACCATTCAAAGTTGTTAAAACGTCTGAAAATTGAAACATAATCATAAAAagtttagaatttataaacaatattatatatatttaatttttttttacaaaatatatgatcAAAGTATGGCCACGAAATGATTGAATTAGCAGTTTGACAAATTCTTTGTACTGTAGGAGATGCAGTGAAGTACCAAGGTGTATCTAAAGCTTGTGGTTGCCAAGTCATCATTACAGCATCATATATCCCATAAAATTCTTCAATGGTCAATGAACCAGTTCCACTTGTGTTCAAATATCTAAACATCACTAATAAATCTCGATTGcctgtaaataatacaatgatgataagtaaaactataataattaaatggtatttatctaattttaccCTTTTTTGGGGCATAATATCTCATAACTCCTTCAAACTGAGCAAATTCCATTTGGTTAGGATTTTCTTTAGTCAAAAGTaacttaaatgcatttttacatGCTTGACGTTTGTGTAATAGTAATTTTCGGAACTTATCTCTTTCAATACTAGTGAATGTTTCATAAACTACAGCCAACATctgaaataaatgtatcacaatagttaaaattcaacagtttaatataccaattaaaataaattaaagttattcacCAAATTCATGAGAAGATATAACACAATGCATAAGTATGAAATAAAGAATAGAGAATAccatttagattttgaataagCTGGCATCATGATATCtggaaaactaaaatataccatTGTGATacttagtttaattatatattattaaaaaaacattactaaCTTGGCTGTAGTTAACAAAACAAACATATTGACAAAGCTGTTAAATAAAGTGTCAAAATGGTTGTGTACATCTGTAGtacttttgaataaataatacccaAGCACAGAATATACGGTgacaaaaaagaatattaataacaacatatCAAATATTGGAGGTAAAGATTGAAGTATTTGTCGAATAAATCGCCGAACACCACCCAAGTAATGAGtatcaactaaaaaaattggcCGCAATGCTCTAGATACTCGGAAATGAGATGTTTGACGTATCAACACTACAAATGCTTCAACAATCATTATTGTCAATGttatacactaaaatataaataagataattatagCTAACTATTAGTTGTcatgatataaaacaaatagtataaaaaatttaacaatctaTAATCGTATACcttttaatattactgtacTTACTTTTAACATGGTTCGTTTGTGTTTCAAAATTGTTAGCCAACCCATCCATCTAAGTTTTAATGCTAAGCCAAGACCAATCACTGCCAAGGCAAATAGTTCAATAATACTGTGTAGAGCAATTGGCATCTATGGTTTAATATATCATGAGATtagtaataatcaattatttgtaGAATTATGTCTTACTTTAAATGGTGGTGTAGCTGGATCTTCGGCAAATGCTAATACAATCAAGACTAACGATGTAGCCAAATCCATCCCATAGTACCAGTCATTGTGTACCAAAAGGTAAGCTGGAAGAGCTTCAGGTTCATGTGGATGAGAatcaaatttttcattattttctccttcctaattaatattagatcataaaatacatgaatagttcaaaattctattattaaaatagtttacttCAAGAAATATAGATGCTTCATGGTAGTTCATCTCCCAAAATTGATTTACATCTATTCTACGATCGCCATCACTAAATATCACATCAAGGCGACCGTCAAAGTGATTtcttaaatctatattttcaCCATCTTCATTTGGTATTGTTGAATCATTAATACTTAATGGAACGTCTCCATTGCGgtctaaatatatacatataaaatattggacagaaatatataaaatcaaaataaataaaaaaaactcactAGGTGATTGGGCATGATATGAGTTAACAATAATGTCATCTTCAAATCTTGAGTAGTCAGTCATTTTGAATGATTTTGATCAATTTATAGAACAAGATGagaatgattaaataaaaactacacgACTCTGAATAGAACTTTCCATGGTATGCACTATCTTTGAATTCATAGGTAtctgtagaatattttatttgtatctaaGTGAACCTGAcccattttaaataagaaaataatttacacgaCTGACGTGCTGATgaatgtaataagtatattatctaaaatttagatttgcataaataaataaaattgtatgttaattaagtaaaatgtttCGGGTCCACttagtgtttttttaatattttatatgcacaTCATGACGTACACTACAGCATAATGACACTAACAGTAGAGTGACAAAACATTAAGTGGAAAAGTATATTCTAATACTAACAATCATTAATCAGTAAAAGTAGTAAAACACATACCAAAGATAAAACTTAACGTTTAGTATTAGGTGTTAACGTTAACACGTCGTCTTGGTTTGTTATTGTCTATTGAgaatatcaaaacaaaaaatagtgaatgttattgttaacaaatattttgataagagTAATCATGCGTAAATAAAGAAAACAGAGTGTGCCGAGTTGAGGGTATGAGGCTACAACCAATTACCAAACGTGGATtccataatttgttattataatgattatttaaaataaaataattttaattgaataatttaatttgtttgtaatgAAGAGAGCAGTATTTTGTCGTGTAAAgcgtttatttaatacaaaatagaaGCTTTTTACTCTTGGGCGTCCAATGGTTAGCGGGAAATAACTTGTTAACCGCTGACATTGGTAACACTGTAAAAGAAATAACCTCAATACTTGTTCACTAGCCAAATAACAATTCCTAACGCTGTCTCTTTTTTACGAGTGTTCTGTTAACGTAGTGTTAAACTTCCATCAAGTTTTCGGTAAAGTAAGTACCCATTTTTATCCATTCTAATCTTTTCGATCTTATAAGTTTTGCTAATTATGATGGTTTCAATTTGCatctatttaaacatatttttgtaaaatatgacaaaaatatttcccCCCGAAAAATCGGCTTATGTCCAGCCGTTGTGTAGAATCCGATTCTTCGTTCTACAAAACTGTCGTATTTGTCGttaacattttgttaatatttaatttatgtgtgCATGTTATATGTGAATACgccttatacttatatttgttACCATAGATTTTCACTTTTTAACTTCTTTAACATCTAAGGAAAAAGGGATTCGCCggtattattgtacacatcTCGTTCTGTTCTGATTCATTGATATAGTAAAAGTCTAGTTTTGGTATTAAGTGCTTATTAAGAATAATCATCTcataactgaaaaaattgtttttaattatgattgacAAATAGGTACTGGTAAATAATTCAGTTAGGTACTTATCATCACTTCTGTAGTTGTAGCAGTACCTATtgctttaattgtattttggtattaaaatttcattaattattccaTAATATTTCCATCATCCTGAAGTTATTGCAAAAGTA
Protein-coding regions in this window:
- the LOC114128030 gene encoding two pore calcium channel protein 1-like, whose amino-acid sequence is MTDYSRFEDDIIVNSYHAQSPNRNGDVPLSINDSTIPNEDGENIDLRNHFDGRLDVIFSDGDRRIDVNQFWEMNYHEASIFLEEGENNEKFDSHPHEPEALPAYLLVHNDWYYGMDLATSLVLIVLAFAEDPATPPFKMPIALHSIIELFALAVIGLGLALKLRWMGWLTILKHKRTMLKCITLTIMIVEAFVVLIRQTSHFRVSRALRPIFLVDTHYLGGVRRFIRQILQSLPPIFDMLLLIFFFVTVYSVLGYYLFKSTTDVHNHFDTLFNSFVNMFVLLTTANFPDIMMPAYSKSKWYSLFFISYLCIVLYLLMNLMLAVVYETFTSIERDKFRKLLLHKRQACKNAFKLLLTKENPNQMEFAQFEGVMRYYAPKKGNRDLLVMFRYLNTSGTGSLTIEEFYGIYDAVMMTWQPQALDTPWYFTASPTVQRICQTANSIISWPYFDHIFYVLTTLNGIAMIERGMQSYPSLQTSVLAFSAGWDTCFFLACFTLEVALKTLGMGLERYFSSGWNLYDFVVTFGGLIAVISLRLFPDFVYVVVFRPLKLLRLFKLKKRYRDIIGTMAILSPLIKSAGCVMLVMYYFFAIIGMELFAGYDMRNCCNGTNIETYYKYTPDKSGYYYLNTFPNLAVSLVTLFELTVVNNWFVVMNGYATKVHAASRAYFVLFYLFTMVVLTIVVASVLEAFRFRIQYKKQTTKRDEEKLLHEEIELKWEDVMNYVKDFQALQKYRSDMFVGVGKISFLGSRPRNRQVLQRRMYRHEIEQWMQEAAAIDKRL